A genomic stretch from Candidatus Methylomirabilota bacterium includes:
- a CDS encoding xanthine dehydrogenase family protein subunit M has translation MYPAQFDYHTPGSIKEALDLLGKHKDDAKLLAGGHSLLPAMKLRLARPAHLVDLRKVPGLTGIREDGGSLVIGAMTTHYAVESSSAVKSKCPVLAATAALIGDPMVRNMGTIGGSLAHADPAADYPATIIALNAEMVVEGARGKRTIKVDDFFKGLMTTAVGGDEILTEVRVPALAANQSAAYMKFPHPASRFAVVGVAAVLTIDGGKCTKASIGITGAGTRAVRAKGVEAAIAGKALDAASIQAAAEKAPDGVDVQADLQGSVDYKKHLLKVFAKRAIEAAAKK, from the coding sequence ATGTACCCAGCTCAGTTCGACTACCACACGCCGGGCAGCATCAAAGAGGCGCTCGACCTTCTCGGCAAGCATAAGGACGACGCCAAGCTTCTCGCGGGCGGCCATAGCCTCTTGCCCGCCATGAAGCTCCGCCTCGCGCGGCCCGCCCATCTGGTCGATCTCCGGAAGGTTCCCGGACTGACCGGTATCCGGGAGGACGGCGGCAGCCTCGTCATCGGTGCGATGACCACGCACTATGCGGTGGAATCGTCGTCCGCGGTCAAGAGCAAGTGCCCGGTGCTCGCGGCCACCGCCGCGCTCATCGGCGATCCGATGGTGCGCAACATGGGGACCATCGGCGGCAGCCTGGCCCACGCCGACCCGGCGGCCGACTACCCCGCGACGATCATCGCCCTCAATGCCGAGATGGTGGTGGAGGGCGCCCGGGGCAAGCGGACCATCAAGGTGGACGACTTCTTCAAGGGCCTCATGACCACCGCGGTGGGCGGTGACGAGATCCTCACCGAGGTGCGCGTGCCCGCGCTCGCCGCCAACCAGAGCGCCGCGTACATGAAGTTCCCGCACCCCGCCTCGCGTTTCGCGGTGGTGGGCGTGGCCGCGGTCCTTACGATCGACGGGGGCAAGTGCACGAAGGCGTCGATCGGCATCACGGGAGCGGGGACCCGCGCGGTGCGCGCGAAGGGCGTGGAGGCCGCCATCGCCGGCAAGGCGCTGGACGCGGCCAGCATCCAGGCCGCCGCGGAGAAGGCGCCGGATGGCGTGGACGTCCAGGCCGACCTCCAAGGCTCGGTCGACTACAAGAAGCATCTCCTCAAGGTCTTCGCGAAGCGCGCGATCGAGGCGGCGGCGAAGAAGTAG
- a CDS encoding nucleotidyltransferase family protein, translated as MIGGVVLAAGLSRRMGHPKLLLPLDGRPVLHHAVSALVDAGLEDVVVVVPPEHAALAEAVFGLPVRLAVNPSPEAGQAGSVVAGIAALSPAADAAVIALGDQPRVPRAVLVGLLECYRATGKAIVAPHYRDGRGNPVLFAASVFLELARLTGDQGARRVIDAEPGRVALVPFDMPMPQDLDTPDDYESLRAARPSV; from the coding sequence GTGATCGGCGGGGTGGTCCTTGCGGCGGGGCTGTCGCGCCGCATGGGCCACCCCAAGCTGCTCCTTCCCCTCGACGGTCGGCCCGTGCTCCACCATGCGGTGTCGGCCCTCGTCGACGCCGGCCTCGAGGACGTCGTCGTGGTGGTCCCGCCCGAGCATGCCGCCCTTGCCGAGGCCGTCTTCGGCCTGCCCGTGCGCCTTGCCGTGAATCCCTCGCCCGAGGCAGGTCAGGCGGGATCCGTGGTCGCGGGCATCGCCGCGCTGTCGCCTGCCGCCGACGCCGCGGTCATCGCGCTCGGCGATCAGCCGCGGGTCCCCCGGGCCGTGCTGGTCGGCTTGCTCGAGTGCTACCGCGCCACCGGCAAGGCCATCGTGGCGCCCCATTACCGGGACGGGCGAGGGAACCCCGTGCTGTTCGCCGCATCGGTCTTTCTCGAGCTGGCGCGCCTCACCGGCGACCAGGGGGCGCGCCGGGTGATCGACGCCGAACCAGGGCGTGTCGCGCTCGTGCCCTTCGACATGCCCATGCCGCAGGACCTCGACACTCCGGACGACTACGAGAGCCTCCGGGCCGCACGGCCGTCGGTGTAA
- a CDS encoding MoxR family ATPase, with amino-acid sequence MREEIKKIRDLMEGAEYVTDPALATSVHLAMTLRKPLLIEGHAGVGKTEVAKVMSRMLGTRLIRLQCYEGLDAAQALYEWNYPKQILHIKLQEHSETSTPDKEHEIFSEPFLIRRPLLQAITPNGPPPVLLIDEIDRADEEFEAFLLEVLSDFQVTIPEIGTVKATEPPYVILTSNRNRELSDALRRRCLYLWVDYPGFDKEVRIVTRKVAGVNERLARQISRFMETLRTVRLAKLPGVAETLDWAQALSSLHADHLDEELVQETLGCVLKDPDDIKRVRKELAASGMKRFVAAEG; translated from the coding sequence ATGAGAGAAGAGATCAAAAAAATCCGCGATTTGATGGAGGGCGCCGAGTACGTCACGGATCCCGCCCTGGCGACGTCGGTGCACCTGGCGATGACGCTCAGGAAGCCGCTCCTGATCGAGGGGCACGCCGGCGTCGGCAAGACCGAGGTGGCGAAGGTGATGTCGCGGATGCTGGGCACGCGGCTCATCCGCCTGCAGTGCTACGAAGGGCTCGACGCCGCCCAGGCCCTCTACGAGTGGAACTATCCCAAGCAGATCCTCCACATCAAGCTGCAGGAGCATTCCGAGACCTCGACGCCGGACAAGGAGCACGAGATCTTCTCGGAGCCCTTCCTGATCCGCCGGCCGCTGCTCCAGGCCATCACCCCGAATGGCCCACCGCCCGTGTTGCTGATCGACGAAATCGACCGTGCTGACGAGGAGTTCGAGGCGTTCCTTCTGGAAGTACTTTCAGACTTCCAGGTCACGATCCCCGAGATCGGCACGGTCAAGGCCACCGAGCCGCCCTACGTGATCTTGACCTCGAATCGGAATCGGGAGCTGTCCGACGCGCTCCGCCGGCGCTGCCTCTACCTCTGGGTCGACTACCCCGGCTTCGACAAGGAAGTGCGCATCGTGACCCGAAAGGTGGCCGGGGTGAACGAGCGCCTGGCCCGCCAGATCTCCCGCTTCATGGAGACCCTCCGGACCGTCCGCCTCGCCAAGCTGCCCGGCGTCGCCGAGACGCTCGACTGGGCCCAGGCGCTGTCGTCGCTGCATGCCGACCATCTCGACGAGGAGCTGGTGCAGGAGACGCTGGGCTGTGTCCTCAAGGATCCGGACGACATCAAGCGGGTGCGCAAGGAGCTCGCCGCTTCCGGCATGAAGCGCTTCGTGGCGGCCGAGGGGTAG
- a CDS encoding VWA domain-containing protein: MAATAPARDLLTQTLAFGRMLRAAGVATTTSEVMDAVRALESIDLLDRDEVYLGLRTVLVTRKEEIPIFDRLFEAFWKYRADEGQGLDGLIQNIEPPRPEDDTIHGSVESHAKKETQVALEGWEEQGEDDGEPLEVPGVSAQEVLMDQDFSTFPTEQLDEVARVTVLIAKRLARRLSRRRRPVKRGGVVDLRRSIRANLLKGEMIELRRRERRRRKIRLVLIADVSGSMDLYSRFLLLFLYALQNVFGRVETFTFATRLTRITEHLKGATYKEALRQLAAVRDWSGGTRIGESLHEFNHSWGHLVDRRTIVIILSDGWDTGEPEELEHEMLVIKRKAGRMIWLNPLLGNPSYEPLTRGMAAALPLVDHFAAAHNLSSLRDLAGHLKLG; this comes from the coding sequence GTGGCCGCGACCGCTCCCGCCCGCGATCTCCTGACCCAGACGCTCGCGTTCGGGCGGATGCTGCGGGCGGCCGGCGTGGCCACCACCACGTCCGAGGTGATGGACGCGGTGCGCGCGCTCGAGAGCATCGATCTCCTCGACCGTGACGAGGTCTACCTCGGGCTGCGCACCGTCCTGGTGACGCGCAAAGAAGAGATCCCCATCTTCGACCGGCTCTTCGAGGCGTTCTGGAAGTACCGCGCCGACGAGGGGCAGGGGCTGGACGGCCTCATTCAGAACATCGAGCCGCCCCGGCCCGAGGACGACACGATCCACGGCTCGGTCGAGAGCCATGCGAAGAAGGAGACGCAGGTCGCGCTCGAGGGATGGGAGGAGCAGGGCGAGGACGACGGCGAGCCGCTCGAGGTGCCCGGCGTCAGCGCCCAGGAAGTCTTGATGGACCAGGATTTCTCGACGTTCCCCACCGAGCAGCTCGACGAGGTGGCGCGCGTCACCGTCCTCATCGCGAAACGCCTGGCCCGGCGCCTGTCGCGCCGCCGGCGGCCGGTGAAGCGCGGTGGGGTCGTGGACCTCCGGCGGAGCATCCGGGCCAACCTGCTCAAGGGCGAGATGATCGAGCTCCGCCGCCGGGAGCGGCGGCGGCGGAAAATCCGCCTCGTGCTGATCGCGGACGTGTCCGGCTCGATGGACCTCTACAGCCGTTTCCTCCTGCTCTTTCTCTACGCCCTGCAGAACGTGTTCGGCCGCGTGGAGACCTTCACCTTCGCCACGCGACTCACGCGCATCACCGAGCATCTCAAGGGGGCGACCTACAAAGAGGCGCTCCGGCAGCTCGCGGCGGTGCGGGACTGGTCGGGCGGGACGCGGATCGGCGAGTCACTGCATGAGTTCAACCACTCGTGGGGACACCTCGTCGACCGGCGCACCATCGTGATCATCCTGTCCGACGGCTGGGACACCGGAGAGCCGGAGGAGCTGGAGCACGAGATGCTGGTCATCAAGCGGAAGGCCGGGCGCATGATCTGGCTGAATCCGCTGCTGGGCAACCCGTCCTACGAGCCCCTGACGCGCGGCATGGCCGCGGCCTTGCCGCTGGTTGATCACTTCGCGGCGGCGCACAATCTGTCCAGCTTGCGCGACCTGGCCGGCCACCTGAAACTGGGATAG
- a CDS encoding molybdopterin cofactor-binding domain-containing protein, which translates to MATARLMGSSIKRREDPRFITGKGNYTDDLKLPGMTYAAFVRSPHANAKIRMIDIAKAKAVPGVVAIFTGKDMTGVNSLPCGWLLPELKVPAHPPLATEAARYVGDPVAVVIAESQSVADDAADRVSVDWDVLPSVTSTERAAQAGAPQIHEVAPGNVAFKWQIGDAAETEAAFKKADVVVKKRIVNQRLVANAMEPRACVARYEDATGDLTLWVTSQNPHVHRLLMTAFVLGIPEHKVRVIAPDVGGGFGSKIFLYNEETVCSWATRQIKRPIRWTSSRREAFQTDAHGRDHITDAEVALSRDGKFLGLRVKTTANLGAYLSTFAPAVPTYLYGTLLNGVYTWGAIHCEVTGVFTNTTPVDAYRGAGRPEACYLLERMVDAAAATLKMDPADIRKKNFIPKFDNGFQTKVALTYDSGNYGAAFDRALQMLDYKKFRAEQAEARAKGRLIGVGFSTYIEACSIAPSKVVGSLGAQAGLWESGKVRVHPTGMVTVFTGSHSHGQGHETTFAQLVADQFGIPMDHVDIVHGDTGTVPFGMGTYGSRSASVGGTAITMSINKIKEKGKKIAAHLLEASPQDIEYANGQFQVKGSPQKAVPFGQVALTAYVPHNYPEGVEPGLEETSFYDPANFCFPFGAHACVVEVDPDTGNVKILRYVAVDDVGNVINPMIVDGMVHGGIAQGVGQALWEGAVYDDGSGQLVTGTMMDYALPKADMLPMYETDRTETPTPVNPLGIKGAGETGTIAATPAVVNAVVDALSGLGVDHIETMPLTAERVWKTIQAARAKK; encoded by the coding sequence ATGGCGACGGCACGTCTGATGGGATCGAGCATCAAGCGGCGGGAAGATCCCCGCTTCATCACCGGCAAGGGCAACTACACCGACGATCTCAAGCTTCCCGGCATGACCTACGCGGCATTCGTGCGGAGCCCGCACGCGAACGCCAAGATCCGCATGATCGATATCGCGAAGGCCAAGGCGGTGCCGGGCGTGGTCGCGATCTTCACCGGTAAGGACATGACCGGGGTGAACTCGCTGCCCTGCGGGTGGCTGCTGCCCGAGCTCAAGGTGCCGGCGCATCCGCCGCTGGCCACCGAGGCCGCGCGCTACGTGGGCGACCCCGTGGCGGTCGTGATCGCCGAGAGCCAGAGCGTGGCGGACGACGCCGCCGATCGAGTGTCAGTGGACTGGGACGTGCTGCCGTCGGTGACCTCCACCGAGCGGGCGGCCCAGGCGGGCGCGCCGCAGATCCACGAGGTGGCGCCGGGCAACGTGGCCTTCAAGTGGCAGATCGGCGACGCCGCGGAGACCGAGGCCGCCTTCAAGAAGGCGGACGTCGTGGTCAAGAAGCGCATCGTCAACCAGCGACTGGTGGCTAATGCCATGGAGCCGCGGGCCTGCGTGGCACGCTACGAGGACGCCACGGGTGATCTGACCCTCTGGGTCACCTCCCAGAATCCACACGTGCACCGCCTGCTGATGACCGCCTTCGTGCTGGGCATTCCCGAGCACAAGGTGCGGGTGATCGCTCCTGACGTGGGCGGCGGCTTCGGCTCCAAGATCTTCCTCTACAACGAGGAGACGGTCTGCTCCTGGGCCACGCGCCAGATCAAGCGACCCATCCGCTGGACGTCCAGCCGCCGCGAGGCCTTCCAGACCGACGCCCACGGACGCGACCACATCACCGATGCCGAGGTGGCGCTCTCCCGGGATGGGAAGTTCCTCGGCCTGCGGGTCAAGACCACCGCGAACCTGGGGGCCTATCTTTCGACCTTCGCGCCGGCGGTTCCGACCTATCTCTACGGGACCCTGCTCAACGGCGTGTACACGTGGGGCGCCATCCACTGCGAGGTGACGGGCGTCTTCACCAACACCACGCCGGTGGACGCGTATCGCGGCGCCGGGCGGCCGGAGGCCTGCTATCTGCTCGAGCGGATGGTGGACGCCGCCGCGGCGACATTGAAAATGGACCCTGCGGACATCCGGAAGAAGAATTTCATCCCGAAGTTCGACAACGGCTTCCAGACCAAGGTCGCGCTGACCTACGACAGCGGTAACTACGGGGCCGCTTTCGACCGCGCCCTCCAGATGCTCGACTACAAGAAGTTCCGCGCCGAGCAGGCGGAGGCCCGCGCCAAGGGCCGGCTCATCGGCGTCGGCTTCTCCACCTACATCGAGGCATGCAGCATCGCGCCCTCCAAGGTGGTCGGCTCCCTCGGGGCGCAGGCCGGACTCTGGGAGTCCGGCAAGGTGCGCGTGCATCCGACGGGCATGGTCACGGTGTTCACGGGGTCGCACTCCCATGGGCAGGGCCATGAGACGACGTTCGCCCAGCTCGTGGCCGATCAGTTCGGCATCCCGATGGATCACGTGGACATCGTGCACGGCGACACGGGCACCGTGCCCTTCGGCATGGGCACCTACGGGAGCCGCTCCGCGTCCGTGGGCGGCACCGCCATCACGATGTCGATCAACAAGATCAAGGAGAAGGGCAAGAAGATCGCCGCCCACCTCCTGGAGGCCTCGCCGCAGGACATCGAGTACGCCAACGGCCAGTTCCAGGTGAAGGGCTCGCCTCAGAAGGCGGTGCCGTTCGGCCAGGTCGCGCTCACCGCCTATGTCCCGCACAACTATCCCGAGGGCGTGGAGCCGGGGCTGGAGGAGACCTCCTTCTACGACCCGGCGAACTTCTGCTTCCCGTTCGGGGCGCACGCGTGCGTGGTCGAGGTTGATCCGGACACCGGCAACGTGAAGATCCTGCGCTACGTCGCGGTGGACGACGTCGGCAACGTGATCAATCCCATGATCGTGGACGGGATGGTGCACGGGGGCATCGCGCAGGGCGTGGGCCAGGCCCTCTGGGAAGGCGCTGTCTACGACGATGGCTCGGGCCAGCTCGTCACCGGCACCATGATGGACTACGCCCTGCCCAAGGCCGACATGCTCCCCATGTACGAGACCGATCGCACCGAGACGCCGACGCCGGTGAACCCGCTCGGCATCAAGGGCGCGGGCGAGACCGGCACGATCGCGGCGACACCCGCCGTGGTCAACGCGGTGGTGGACGCACTCTCCGGGCTCGGGGTCGACCACATCGAAACGATGCCGCTCACGGCGGAGCGAGTCTGGAAGACCATCCAGGCCGCCCGGGCGAAGAAGTAA
- a CDS encoding XdhC/CoxI family protein yields MSKSELFENLDKLRESEGKVALATLVNTRGTTPRKEGAQMLVGEGGRILGSVTIGGCVDAQVIEESAGVLDKNRPRLLELDLGDEEAWEIGLTCGGTIEVFMEPVTLDRPGDATLAFYERARAHADAGGRAAIVTRLDAAGGGAKLLLLDSGAVEGSLGSAELDGRLRDEARAALETGRSKTVLVAETRAFIEVLVPPAILAIVGGSHVAMPLVTLARTLGFRTVVVDGRPRFATRERFPDVDDLRIGIPSELIREIPLLPSTALVLVAHDYKYDVPVLKHALATPVGYIGLLGSSRRGAAILNLLREDGIAESELERVRVPIGLDLGAQSAPEIALAIIAEVLAVQRKATGMPIVEKVRRGLK; encoded by the coding sequence ATGAGCAAGTCGGAGCTGTTCGAGAACCTCGACAAGCTACGCGAGTCCGAGGGCAAGGTGGCCCTCGCCACCCTCGTCAACACGCGGGGGACCACGCCGCGCAAGGAAGGCGCCCAGATGCTGGTGGGCGAGGGCGGACGCATCCTCGGCTCCGTCACAATCGGCGGCTGCGTGGACGCGCAGGTCATCGAGGAGTCCGCCGGCGTGCTCGACAAGAATCGCCCGCGGCTGCTCGAGCTGGACCTGGGTGACGAGGAAGCCTGGGAGATCGGCCTCACCTGCGGCGGCACCATCGAGGTGTTCATGGAGCCGGTGACGCTGGACCGGCCCGGAGACGCCACGCTGGCGTTCTACGAGCGGGCCCGTGCCCACGCGGACGCGGGAGGGCGCGCCGCGATCGTCACCCGGCTGGACGCGGCGGGGGGCGGCGCCAAGCTCCTGCTCCTCGACAGCGGGGCGGTCGAGGGGTCGCTGGGGAGCGCCGAACTGGACGGACGGCTGCGCGACGAGGCCCGGGCTGCGCTGGAGACCGGCAGGTCCAAGACCGTGCTCGTGGCCGAGACGCGCGCCTTCATCGAGGTGCTGGTCCCGCCCGCCATTCTCGCTATCGTGGGCGGCAGCCACGTGGCCATGCCGCTGGTGACGCTGGCGCGCACCCTCGGCTTCCGCACCGTGGTGGTGGACGGCCGCCCGCGCTTCGCCACCCGCGAGCGCTTCCCCGACGTGGACGACCTCCGCATCGGCATCCCCTCGGAGCTGATCCGGGAGATCCCGCTCCTGCCGAGCACCGCGCTGGTGCTGGTGGCCCACGACTACAAGTACGATGTGCCCGTGCTCAAGCACGCGCTCGCGACGCCGGTGGGCTACATCGGCCTGCTCGGGTCGAGCCGGCGCGGCGCCGCCATCCTGAACCTCCTTCGGGAAGACGGGATCGCCGAGAGCGAGCTGGAGCGCGTGCGGGTGCCGATCGGGCTCGACCTCGGCGCGCAGTCGGCGCCCGAGATCGCCCTGGCGATCATCGCCGAGGTGCTGGCCGTCCAGCGCAAGGCGACCGGCATGCCCATCGTCGAGAAGGTGCGGCGAGGCCTCAAGTGA